In Geotrypetes seraphini chromosome 4, aGeoSer1.1, whole genome shotgun sequence, a single window of DNA contains:
- the LOC117359668 gene encoding cytosolic acyl coenzyme A thioester hydrolase-like gives MKLMDEVAGIVSARHCKTNIVTASVDAINFHRKIQKGSVLTVSGRLTFTSNKSMEVEVFVDVEPFVDDTQRRYRAVSAFFTFVSLSKEGKALPIPQVVLNSAEEKKRFEEGKGRYLQSKARRQTEMHSFTQK, from the coding sequence ATGAAACTTATGGATGAGGTAGCTGGAATTGTATCTGCTCGCCACTGTAAGACTAATATTGTTACAGCTTCTGTGGATGCAATCAACTTCCATCGCAAGATCCAAAAAGGTTCTGTCCTTACTGTTTCTGGCCGCCTGACCTTCACAAGCAATAAATCTATGGAGGTTGAGGTTTTTGTGGATGTTGAACCTTTTGTTGATGATACCCAAAGAAGATATCGAGCCGTTAGTGCATTCTTTACCTTCGTATCCCTTAGTAAGGAAGGAAAGGCTCTTCCTATTCCTCAAGTTGTACTAAATTCTGCAGAAGAGAAGAAGCGTTTTGAGGAGGGCAAAGGGCGCTATCTCCAGTCTAAAGCCAGGAGGCAGACCGAAATGCATTCTTTTACTCAGAAATGA